A part of Amycolatopsis lurida genomic DNA contains:
- a CDS encoding FAD binding domain-containing protein, with translation MDFLRPSSLTEALAVKAERPDAVPIAGGTDVMVELNFDHRRPDALLDLNRVTELAEWTETDGRIRLGASVPYVRVIAELGEVLPALAMASRTVGSPQIRNRGTVGGNLGAASPAGDTHPVLLALGAEVEAASVRGTRLIPAEEFYLGVKRNALEPDELITAVHLPAEVGPQQFAKVGTRNAMVIAVCSFALALHLDTREIRAAVGSAAPTPRRATAAEEFLGDELPWSTKASITDSVKRRFGELVSEAASPIDDVRGSADYRKHALSVLARRTLTWAWNDFQKGERECA, from the coding sequence GTGGATTTCCTGCGCCCCAGCTCGCTGACCGAGGCGCTCGCCGTCAAGGCCGAGCGGCCCGACGCGGTGCCCATCGCGGGCGGCACGGACGTCATGGTGGAGCTCAACTTCGACCACCGCCGCCCGGACGCGCTGCTCGATCTCAACCGGGTCACCGAACTCGCCGAATGGACCGAGACCGACGGCAGGATCCGGCTCGGCGCCTCGGTGCCCTACGTCCGGGTGATCGCTGAGCTGGGTGAAGTTCTGCCCGCGCTGGCCATGGCCTCGCGCACCGTCGGCTCACCGCAGATCCGCAACCGGGGCACCGTCGGCGGCAATCTCGGCGCCGCCTCGCCCGCCGGGGACACCCATCCCGTCCTCCTCGCGCTCGGCGCCGAGGTCGAGGCCGCGTCCGTCCGCGGTACCCGCCTGATCCCGGCCGAGGAGTTCTACCTCGGCGTCAAACGCAACGCCCTCGAACCCGACGAGCTGATCACCGCGGTGCATTTGCCCGCCGAGGTCGGCCCGCAGCAGTTCGCCAAGGTCGGCACGCGCAACGCGATGGTCATCGCGGTCTGCTCGTTCGCGCTGGCGCTGCACCTGGACACTCGCGAGATCCGCGCGGCCGTCGGCTCGGCGGCGCCGACCCCGCGCCGCGCGACCGCGGCCGAAGAGTTCCTCGGCGACGAACTTCCCTGGTCCACCAAGGCTTCGATCACGGATTCCGTCAAACGCCGGTTCGGCGAGCTGGTGTCGGAGGCGGCGTCGCCGATCGACGACGTCCGCGGCAGCGCCGACTACCGCAAGCACGCGCTGTCCGTCCTGGCGCGGCGAACGCTGACCTGGGCGTGGAACGACTTCCAGAAGGGTGAACGCGAGTGCGCGTGA
- a CDS encoding 8-oxoguanine deaminase, with amino-acid sequence MKTVIENAAIATVDGAGTEHGSGHVVIENDRIAAVGAGKAPDGEYDERVDGSGCLVTPGLINTHHHLYQWATRGLAADHTLFEWLVALYPIWGRLDAEITHAAATAGLTRLATTGCTTVADHHYVFPRDGGDQVEALAAARIRVGVRLHVVRGSMDRGESQGGLPPDNLVEETEAALLGTEAAIERFHDASAGAHLQIAAGPCSPFSVSERLMTGAAELARRKGVRLHTHLAETVDEEKQCLAEVGCTPAEYADKLGWLADDVWLAHSIHLAPEAIRRMGATGTGAAHCPTSNGRIGAGIAPVRQLLDAGVPVGLGADGAASNESGGLGEELHQALLQARQRGGPRGLTTREALWMGTMGGARCLGRQKDLGSIEVGKLADLAVWNLNGLNYAGITDPVAALVLGTTPPVERLYVGGVQVVEGGTLREESEDEIARELAVASARLRETV; translated from the coding sequence GTGAAGACCGTCATCGAGAACGCCGCGATCGCCACGGTCGACGGAGCGGGCACCGAGCACGGCTCGGGCCACGTCGTCATCGAGAACGACCGGATCGCGGCGGTCGGCGCGGGGAAGGCGCCCGACGGCGAGTACGACGAACGCGTCGACGGCTCCGGCTGCCTGGTCACGCCCGGTCTGATCAACACCCACCACCACCTTTACCAATGGGCGACGCGCGGCCTCGCCGCCGATCACACGCTCTTCGAGTGGCTGGTCGCGCTGTACCCCATCTGGGGCAGGCTCGACGCCGAGATCACGCACGCGGCGGCCACGGCCGGGCTCACCCGGCTCGCGACCACCGGCTGCACCACGGTCGCCGACCACCACTACGTCTTCCCGCGCGACGGCGGCGACCAGGTCGAGGCCCTCGCCGCCGCCCGGATCCGGGTCGGCGTGCGGCTGCACGTCGTCCGCGGCTCGATGGACCGGGGCGAATCCCAGGGCGGGCTCCCGCCGGACAACCTCGTCGAGGAGACCGAGGCCGCGTTGCTCGGCACCGAGGCCGCGATCGAGCGGTTCCACGACGCCTCCGCCGGCGCGCATCTGCAGATCGCGGCCGGCCCGTGTTCGCCGTTCTCGGTGAGCGAGCGGCTGATGACCGGCGCGGCGGAACTGGCGCGCCGCAAGGGCGTCCGGCTCCACACGCATCTCGCCGAAACGGTCGACGAGGAGAAGCAGTGCCTCGCCGAAGTCGGCTGCACCCCGGCCGAGTACGCCGACAAACTCGGCTGGCTCGCCGACGACGTCTGGCTCGCGCACTCGATCCATCTCGCCCCGGAGGCGATCCGGCGGATGGGCGCGACCGGGACCGGCGCGGCGCATTGCCCGACGTCCAACGGGCGGATCGGCGCCGGGATCGCCCCGGTGCGTCAGCTGCTCGACGCCGGGGTGCCGGTCGGGCTCGGCGCTGACGGCGCGGCGTCCAACGAATCCGGAGGCCTCGGTGAGGAACTGCATCAGGCGCTGTTGCAGGCCCGGCAGCGCGGCGGACCCCGTGGGCTGACCACGCGCGAGGCGTTGTGGATGGGCACGATGGGCGGCGCGCGCTGCCTCGGCCGTCAGAAGGATCTGGGTTCGATCGAGGTGGGCAAACTCGCCGACCTCGCGGTCTGGAATCTGAACGGCCTGAACTACGCCGGGATCACCGACCCGGTCGCCGCCCTGGTGCTCGGCACGACCCCACCGGTCGAGCGGCTGTACGTCGGCGGCGTGCAAGTCGTCGAGGGCGGAACACTGCGCGAGGAATCCGAAGACGAGATCGCCCGTGAGCTGGCCGTGGCCAGTGCACGGCTGAGGGAGACGGTATGA
- a CDS encoding (2Fe-2S)-binding protein translates to MRVNVTINGESRQADDVWEGESLLYVLRERLGLPGSKNACEQGECGSCTVYLDDVPVCSCLVAAGQVEGREVRTVEGLAEGDKLDRVQQSFVEAGAVQCGFCTPGLVVAAHDLLNRVENPADEEIREALAGNLCRCTGYEKILDAVRLAATRGETT, encoded by the coding sequence GTGCGCGTGAACGTGACGATCAACGGCGAGTCCCGCCAGGCCGACGACGTCTGGGAAGGCGAAAGCCTGCTGTACGTCCTCCGCGAGCGGCTCGGGCTGCCAGGCTCGAAGAACGCCTGTGAACAGGGCGAATGCGGTTCCTGCACGGTGTATCTCGACGACGTCCCGGTGTGTTCGTGCCTGGTCGCGGCCGGTCAGGTCGAAGGCCGCGAGGTCCGCACGGTCGAAGGGCTCGCCGAAGGCGACAAGCTGGACCGCGTCCAGCAGTCCTTTGTGGAGGCCGGTGCCGTCCAATGTGGTTTCTGCACCCCCGGCCTCGTGGTGGCCGCGCACGATCTGCTCAACCGCGTCGAAAATCCCGCCGACGAGGAGATTCGCGAGGCGCTGGCGGGGAACCTCTGCAGGTGTACCGGATACGAGAAGATCCTCGACGCCGTCCGGTTGGCCGCGACCAGGGGAGAGACCACGTGA
- a CDS encoding PucR family transcriptional regulator: protein MTTVKTLLALPGLRLRVRAGTALLDRPVSRIYVTELSDPGRYVSAGELVLSGLLWWRGPGDSEAFVAALAKAGAAALAASGADSDGIPEDLVEACTRHGIPLLEVPADLSFSVVTERVVLALAAAAEGARKRLLSAATEDSSVEALLERARGEIGLPCWVVPVGTPSDLVRRFVAAGGRSLEAGDVSIRPVGGRHALPWLLAIGGTLTAAQAEIAEELAGLIGLARTRADEVRAVTDRVLEPLLAALDEGSDPHAALTATGLRGDLRVVVARTEGSDAARGILTELLPPGALVGPAGETTWALAEDDGEWPEDWPATVTDTLTGVESLLPCRRVLIGVSDRSPVSVLRGAKEVARYALAVAAERPGTIEVVPGGEIGMHRLLLAGAPDDLRAALRRRVLGPLVSYDAEQGTDLVHTLRVYLECSGSPTRAARALHIHVNTLRYRIGRASELLGTDLTEFTEQLDVYLALSAGS from the coding sequence ATGACGACCGTGAAAACTCTGCTCGCGCTCCCCGGGTTGCGCTTGCGCGTACGTGCCGGGACGGCTTTGCTCGACCGCCCGGTGTCCCGGATCTACGTCACGGAACTGTCCGATCCCGGGCGGTACGTGTCGGCGGGCGAACTCGTCCTGAGCGGGTTGCTGTGGTGGCGCGGGCCGGGTGATTCCGAGGCTTTCGTCGCGGCGCTCGCGAAGGCCGGAGCGGCGGCTCTGGCGGCGTCCGGAGCCGACTCCGACGGCATTCCCGAAGACCTCGTCGAGGCCTGTACGCGCCATGGGATCCCCTTGCTGGAGGTACCGGCGGACCTGTCGTTCTCGGTCGTCACCGAACGCGTCGTCCTGGCCTTGGCCGCAGCCGCGGAAGGCGCTCGCAAACGTTTGCTTTCAGCGGCGACGGAAGACTCGTCGGTCGAGGCCCTCCTGGAACGGGCGCGCGGCGAGATCGGCCTCCCCTGCTGGGTGGTTCCCGTCGGCACCCCGTCGGATCTGGTACGCCGGTTCGTCGCCGCGGGCGGGCGCTCCCTCGAAGCCGGCGACGTCTCCATCCGGCCCGTCGGCGGCAGGCACGCGTTGCCGTGGCTGCTCGCGATCGGCGGCACGTTGACCGCCGCACAGGCGGAGATCGCCGAAGAACTCGCCGGGCTGATCGGGCTCGCGCGCACGCGGGCGGACGAGGTCCGCGCCGTCACCGACAGGGTGCTCGAACCGTTGCTCGCCGCACTCGACGAGGGAAGCGATCCGCACGCGGCGCTGACCGCGACCGGGCTGCGCGGGGATCTGCGGGTCGTCGTCGCGCGCACCGAAGGATCCGATGCGGCACGCGGCATCCTGACCGAACTCCTGCCGCCCGGCGCGCTCGTCGGCCCCGCCGGGGAGACCACCTGGGCGCTGGCCGAGGACGACGGCGAATGGCCGGAGGACTGGCCCGCCACGGTGACCGACACACTGACCGGCGTGGAATCCCTGTTGCCGTGCCGCCGGGTGCTGATCGGCGTCAGCGACCGTTCCCCGGTTTCCGTGCTGCGAGGCGCGAAAGAGGTCGCGCGCTACGCGCTGGCCGTGGCGGCGGAACGGCCCGGCACGATCGAGGTCGTCCCCGGCGGCGAGATCGGCATGCACCGGCTGCTGCTGGCGGGCGCACCCGACGACCTGCGGGCGGCGTTGCGACGGCGGGTGCTGGGCCCGTTGGTGAGCTACGACGCCGAACAGGGCACCGATCTGGTGCACACCCTGCGCGTCTATCTCGAATGTTCCGGCTCGCCGACGCGGGCCGCGCGGGCGCTCCACATCCACGTCAACACCTTGCGGTATCGGATCGGGCGCGCGAGCGAACTGCTCGGCACC